The Malus sylvestris chromosome 3, drMalSylv7.2, whole genome shotgun sequence genomic sequence ACTAGGTGCTGGAGCAGAAGCTCCAGGGCCAGCTGCGGCTGCAGCGGTGGGGGTGCCAGCGGGGGTGGCTGCAGCGGTTGTGGCTGCGGCAGGGGTGGCTGCTGTGGGGGTGGCTGCGGCGCCCTTTACAGGTTCAGCGTTGGCGGCTGCGGCGCCTTTTACAGGTTCAGCAGCCATTGCTGCGCTTATGCAGACAGCAACTACAAGGACAACCAAGGCAATACTCTTCATGGCCATTTTGTGGGTGGCGTGTGGTCGGTCGAGGGATCGAAAACACGCCTTGTAAACGGATGTTAAGAATTTAGAGTATTGTATTGATCTCGTAGTAGTTTGTAGCTGTCCTGAGGAAAATAGGGAGAGCCTTGGGGGTTATATAGCTTTGGAGTTTCTAACTATGGAGGAGCATGTCGGTTATTTTTGGAATAAATCTGTTGGGTTTTGTTTGAGGTAGGGAACGGTTCTTAGGTCCGTGTGCTTTGCATGAACAACGCCGCCTATAATGGTATAACAAAATAACAAATGAAATGCCACCTGTATAGCTTAAATAATTTAGAGTGTTGCCCCTACTATCGAGTTATTTTGTTTGTATCTCTATTCTTCTATTATTAAACTcatttagaagtgcttttaaaatgactgaaaacacttttagtgaaaatattttaagACCATCGAGTTATTTTGTTTGTATCTCTATTCTTCTATTATAAAGCTCGTTTGGGAGTGATTTTACAATGATTGAAAAcatttttagtgaaaatattttatAACCAATCCTTAGTTATAATTCAAGTAAatcctaaaaaaatatttaatgtgCTTCTTGCGAAAACACCTTAAGTGATTTTAGAacctaaaaacattttctctagaaGTGCTTTCAgtaattttaaaagtacttccaaacaaGCCCATAACGTGTATCTCTATTCTCCCAATATTACTTGTATCTTAAAACTacaaagaaattaattaaagatGATTTTATTGATAGTTGATAttattgacactctaaaaaatcattttgtacttctcaaatttatttttctttctaaatatacaAAATTAGAAGTGCATGTCTCATAATTTGTTAAACAAACCTACATATTGAACAAAAATGCACATTTACTTTTTAGTAGGGGGATTATCTTAAAACACTCACTTAACATACCCAAACTACTCTCACACACACCCTCTTCATGTAACACAGTTCTGTAGTGTAGGATACAACAGTCTTGCTCTCCTAAGATTCTCATTTTGAGGACCAAATGCATATTAGCCACAAgattatattagtttagatccaaaagtttaaaatatttgacaacttaatgaaacaaaaccaacttaaaatttatgaaccataaaaaaaaatttaaaaaaaaaactcattttcttgttttgttttattaagtTGTTAAATATTTTATGCCTTTGGatctaaactaatataatcATGTGGCTAATATGCATTTAGTCCTCACTGATTCTCAAAATGAAGACATTAGGAGAGTAGTACTCCACTACTCAGGTACAACAATTGTTACAACCAgtccataattttattttatttaaaaaaaaaatgtgaaacgatcaaaatgcccttagaggtatgtgttgactttcattgacttACTGGTCAAGACACATGtgacatattaattagtatattCTAACAACACTCGTTATTATGAACGACTAATCATAAACATAGCGAAAATTAGAACTAGAAGAAAGATTCTACGAAACACGTATTAATCATTTTATTTAAAGTAGTGGAAAAGATAATAACGCTAGTTATAAAATATTAGTGatggaataaaaataaataattatagagaaataaaagagaagagGGGAGAACTCTCGAGAAGGGGAGACGTCGgtggagaagaaagaaaaaaaaagaaggaaggacGATGGGGATGGGGGATTCTTGTTGCTGTGGATGTTGAGATCAGCGGGAACTCCCCCATGCTTCAGGTTTGAGTTGTATCGTTTCATCTCTATAAAATACTAACATGTGTCAAAATATAGAAATAGATATCTAGCACTTCAACGATAGAGACTAGTACTTCCAAGAATTTTACTCAATCTCCCTTGCTTTCTCCTTGTTATTTGGGCGATGTGAGACGAAAACTAGCTCTGGGTTTCTTACTTTTTATTGGGGTTGTTTACAGCAGTTGATGATCCTTCCATTGTTGCAAGTATTTCCCAAGAAACTTCTGGGTgcaattgtgtgtgtgtgtgtgtgtgtgtgtaacatTGACATACATGCTTCAATCAAACAGAACCCTCatcatacataaatatatattgctttgtttataaatttgatGTGTTTTAAGCTCTGCACTTTGTATAACCTTTTATGAAAGGCTAAATTGATTTAGTGGATGTAAGAATCTGTCAAGTATGTGTGATTAGAGAATTAGTCACTTGAATTACATAGAGTCCGATTTTTGCTTTATTCTAAAATGCATTTTCTAATTAAACGAAGATGGAGCTGGACAAATAGTGACCCAAATTATGTTATATAATGAATTGACAAtgatttattttgaatgaaCGCTTCTATTCAACATGATGTGAAATTAAATTTCTTACTTGTTGGGAAATGATGTTGGTACACTGAGATTTATAGTTATAGACGGAAAGTATAAGATTAGCTTGTATTTTTTACGCACTTCAAAATATATTCTCTGTTATTGGAAGTACCTTTGGGGTTGAGTGAATCAAATGCTCGGTTAGGTCCATGTAATAAGTAAGTACTAAGTAGAGACTCTGTCTTCCTAGGTAAAGACCCCAAAGAAAGTCAGTACGCATGGGTATACTGGTGGCCTTAATTATTTCGATGTAGTGGCCATGACCTTTTGTTAGAGCTTATAGACATGACATTGAGGCCTGACCAAGATGTTTAGAACCAAGATTGAGAAACGTTGATAAAGGatttcataaataaaataacGTATAATCAACCTGGGTTTTTAGAATAACCATGAAATCTTCTATTGAGGTGAGTTAGTAGCATAGGTATAGATTTATTTATTacggtgaactacgaatggtttgatccctatttagggtacgtaggcagtctaacgaggaagttagatgcagccataaagcatACGAAAAATTACTACGGAATTGGGACTTGAGTTGTGCTTTGTTCGTAGTAAGTTAGATATACAGGCATTTGGTGGCGTCACGTGTtgatcctggacgtatgttgggatcgggGTGTGACAACAATACTCCACCGCAATATTGCAATATTTCAACAAACAGTGACTACATATACCTTGTATTTTCAGTACAAAACTACTAAAACAAGTTCAAGTATTCGGTTGCCTATGacataaattatataaatttgtaaagttcttccaaaatattttcGCGTGGCTTTACCTTGTACTTTCAGTGAGGGACTACTAAAAGAAGTTGAAATATCCATTCCTTATGACCGAAACTATAGAAACATTTTGTTACATCTCAACCGAAATATCTTTATGTATTGGTTG encodes the following:
- the LOC126616302 gene encoding uncharacterized protein LOC126616302, encoding MAMKSIALVVLVVAVCISAAMAAEPVKGAAAANAEPVKGAAATPTAATPAAATTAAATPAGTPTAAAAAGPGASAPAPSGSNMNAVGSLVGASLLSFLAIYLN